A section of the Salminus brasiliensis chromosome 10, fSalBra1.hap2, whole genome shotgun sequence genome encodes:
- the prlh2r gene encoding prolactin releasing hormone 2 receptor, translated as MKNMDYLLNETWKNTTSSLPPPSPSSSSSSFSGLDLLMELKPLFVPLYAILVLVACSGNLFLLFLISVNRKLHSTTNFLIGNLALADLVMCLFCVPLTVFYAFDERGWVFGHFMCRFVTLMQTATVFAAVLSLTAIAVDRYVVVAYPIRRRGGRHFCAALVLSIWLCALAMSTPAALHTVYLDLSATGHHMAVCEEFWQGQELGRLIYSCFFLLLSYFVPLAAVSISYCAISRHLQRRAVPGLMAAIPSNQEKWGRKRRKTFRLLLVSVLCFAFSWLPLQVVNLIRDLDTDFIILSKNHINVIQVSCHLLAMSSACFNPFIYASLHDKFLAYLCRHMFQRGRHHQTQSSSTTSSRLPRQHTSTTLADIPMVVGKMLQEGI; from the coding sequence ATGAAGAACATGGACTATCTTCTGAATGAAACCTGGAAGAACACCACTTCTAGCTTACCTCCACCctctccctcctcttcctcgtcCTCTTTCAGTGGACTGGACCTTCTGATGGAACTGAAGCCTCTCTTTGTGCCGCTCTATGCCATACTTGTGCTAGTGGCCTGCTCTGGGAACCTTTTCCTGCTCTTCCTCATCAGCGTGAACAGGAAGCTGCACAGCACAACCAACTTCTTGATCGGAAACCTGGCGCTGGCCGACTTAGTGATGTGCCTTTTCTGCGTCCCCCTGACTGTGTTCTACGCCTTCGACGAACGCGGCTGGGTATTTGGACACTTCATGTGCCGCTTCGTCACGCTCATGCAGACCGCCACGGTCTTTGCTGCAGTCTTGTCTCTGACTGCGATTGCAGTTGACCGTTATGTGGTGGTGGCCTATCCCATTCGTCGCCGCGGAGGCCGCCATTTCTGTGCCGCACTAGTGCTCAGCATATGGCTGTGCGCCTTGGCCATGTCCACTCCCGCTGCCCTCCACACGGTCTACCTGGACCTGAGTGCCACAGGTCACCACATGGCTGTCTGCGAGGAGTTCTGGCAAGGCCAAGAGCTTGGTCGACTCATCTACTCCTGCTTCTTCCTGCTCCTGTCTTATTTTGTCCCTCTGGCAGCCGTGTCTATATCCTACTGTGCCATCTCCCGTCACCTGCAGCGTAGGGCTGTGCCTGGTCTGATGGCTGCAATTCCCTCCAACCAGGAGAAATGGGGCCGCAAGAGGCGCAAGACCTTCCGCCTGCTGCTGGTGTCCGTGCTGTGCTTCGCCTTCTCCTGGCTGCCGCTGCAGGTTGTCAACCTCATCCGTGACCTAGACACCGACTTCATCATCCTGAGCAAGAACCACATCAACGTCATCCAGGTTTCGTGCCACTTGCTGGCTATGAGCTCGGCATGCTTCAACCCCTTCATCTACGCCTCCTTGCACGACAAGTTCCTGGCCTATCTGTGCCGCCACATGTTCCAGAGAGGAAGGCACCATCAGACACAGAGTAGCTCCACCACCTCCAGCCGTCTACCCCGCCAACACACCAGCACCACCTTGGCTGACATTCCAATGGTCGTTGGCAAGATGCTACAAGAAGGAATATAA